One part of the Ziziphus jujuba cultivar Dongzao chromosome 2, ASM3175591v1 genome encodes these proteins:
- the LOC125422308 gene encoding (+)-borneol dehydrogenase 2 — MSTTSIGGASLGSQRLLGKVALVTGGATGIGESIVRLFHQHGAKVCLVDVQDNLGQHVCETLGGEPNTSYFHCDVTKEDEVHRAIDFTVDKYGTLDIMVNNAGMSGSPCNDIRNADLSEYEKVFDLNVKAVFMGTKHAARIMIPAKKGSIISLCSVTSAIGGLGPHPYTASKHAVLGLTKSIAAELGLHGIRVNCVSPYAVATGLALAHLPEDERTEDAFAGFRNFIGRNANLQGVELTADDVANAVLFLASDESRYISGENLMVDGGFTSVNHSLRVFR, encoded by the exons ATGTCGACCACCAGCATTGGAGGAGCTTCACTTGGGAGCCAAAG ACTGTTGGGGAAAGTGGCATTGGTTACAGGTGGGGCCACTGGTATCGGAGAGAGCATTGTACGCCTGTTCCACCAACATGGTGCAAAAGTATGTTTAGTTGATGTGCAAGACAACCTTGGGCAACATGTCTGTGAGACCCTTGGTGGTGAACCAAACACTAGTTATTTCCATTGTGATGTCACAAAAGAGGATGAAGTTCATCGTGCAATCGATTTCACTGTTGATAAATATGGCACACTTGATATCATGGTCAACAATGCAGGGATGTCAGGTTCACCCTGCAATGACATACGGAATGCAGACTTATCCGAGTACGAGAAGGTCTTTGATTTAAACGTGAAGGCAGTCTTTATGGGAACAAAACATGCGGCTCGAATAATGATCCCAGCAAAGAAGGGATCTATAATTTCTCTTTGCAGTGTCACAAGTGCCATTGGAGGCCTCGGTCCACATCCATACACAGCTTCCAAGCATGCTGTACTGGGGCTTACCAAGAGTATTGCAGCTGAGTTAGGACTTCATGGGATTCGTGTAAACTGTGTTTCACCATATGCAGTTGCGACAGGCTTGGCTTTGGCTCACTTGCCTGAGGATGAGAGAACTGAAGATGCCTTTGCAGGTTTTCGTAACTTCATCGGGAGAAATGCCAATTTGCAGGGTGTGGAATTGACGGCTGATGATGTAGCGAATGCCGTACTCTTCTTAGCAAGTGATGAATCAAGGTATATAAGTGGTGAAAATCTCATGGTTGATGGGGGCTTTACTTCTGTGAACCATTCCTTGCGAGTCTTTCGGTGA
- the LOC107417756 gene encoding uncharacterized protein LOC107417756, with product MTKVYGTGVFDFKRHRVAEYPVEVSHQVADKPVESKPGSTVPSSITLSEIQRDRLTKIATANWAKAGDSVTPKKPFDPELVKEIYETELLIKEGQRKPVPLQRVMILEVSQYLENYLWPNFDPQTATFEHVMSMILMINEKFRENVAAWVCFYDRKDVFKGFLERVLRLKEGRELSIAEKTNYLVFMINAFQSLEDELVSETILRLASLQSWHSLSYGRFQMELCFNTDLIKKWKRMIKREAKEAMKRGEHFDPTSTLEVKFLRNLIDEFLEILNSKVFPTEQYINGDDEPLDVNRLEQADDACVLYCERFMEFLIDLLSQLPTRRYLRPLVADVAVVSKCHLSALYKHEKGKLFAQLVDLLQFYEGFEINDHGGTQLTDDEVLQSHYDRFQSFQLLAFKKVPKLRELAMANIGAIHKRNDLSKKLSVLSPQELKDLVCHKLKLISTDDPWSDRVDFLIEVMISFFEKRQSQKEAINALPLYPNEQIMWDESLVPSINYSGEGCLALPKLNLQFLTLHDYLLRNFNLFRLESTYEIREDIQEAVPHLLAYINNEGNTAFRGWSRMAVPIKEFKITEVKQPNIGEVKPASVTAEVTFSISSYKAQIRSEWNALKEHDVLFLLSIQPTFEPLSVEEAAKASVPQRLGLQCVRGCEIIEVRDEEGTLMNDFTGRIKRDEWKPPKGELRTVTVALDTAQYQMDVSNIAERGIGDVYGTFNILMRRKPKENNFKAILESIRDLMNEYCIVPDWLHNIFLGYGNPSAAQWTNMPDLLETVDFKDTFLDADHLKECFTDYQVCFTNSAGTENLDPRPPFRIRLPKRLKSSTHALPGNKMSTTEIDVSATDADGEKEQLIVEAYTPPDPGPYPQDQPRQNSVRFTPIQVGAIISGIQPGLTMVVGPPGTGKTDTAVQILNVLYHNCPSQRTLIITHSNQALNDLFEKIMQRDVPARYLLRLGQGEQELATDLDFSRQGRVNAMLVRRLELLSEVERLARSLQLPEDVGYTCETAGYFWLLHVYSRWEQFQAACAENKDKPSFVKDRFPFKEFFSNSPHPVFTGESFEKDMRAAQGCFRHLKTMFRELEECRAFELLKSTADRANYLMTKQAKIVAMTCTHAALKRKDFLQLGFKYDNLLMEESAQILEIETFIPMLLQRQEDGYARLKRCILIGDHHQLPPVVKNMAFQKYSHMDQSLFTRFVRLGIPYIELNAQGRARPSIARLYNWRYRDLGDLPYVKEAAIFHRANAGFSYEYQLVDVPDYHGRGENAPSPWFYQNEGEAEYVVSVYIYMRLLGYPANKISILTTYNGQKLLIRDVINRRCVPYDFIGPPSKVTTVDKFQGQQNDFILLSLVRTRFVGHLRDVRRLVVAMSRARLGLYVFCRRSLFEQCYELQPTFQLLLERPDRLGVTLNEVSSYTERHVEDTGPMHLVSGVEEMISIYQQLYQARFAQYMPYSGQAAPPMGAFEEQSNERNTTSGHEAAEGNIGPDGDVPATNAAEKPHETVSDEDTKMDDLANGQNGDITSQTRSNGEL from the exons ATGACGAAGGTGTACGGAACGGGAGTGTTCGATTTCAAGCGCCACCGAGTCGCTGAGTACCCGGTCGAGGTATCCCACCAAGTCGCCGATAAACCGGTTGAATCCAAACCCGGTTCGACTGTGCCGAGCTCAATTACTCTTTCGGAGATTCAGCGAGACCGGCTCACGAAGATTGCAACGGCTAATTGGGCGAAAGCCGGTGACTCAGTGACGCCCAAGAAGCCATTCGACCCGGAATTGGTGAAGGAGATTTATGAAACGGAGTTGTTGATCAAGGAGGGTCAGAGAAAACCCGTTCCTTTGCAGAGGGTTATGATTCTGGAGGTCAGTCAGTATTTGGAGAATTATCTATGGCCGAATTTTGATCCTCAGACGGCAACGTTCGAGCATGTTATGTCGATGATACTGATGATTAATGAAAAG TTTCGAGAGAATGTGGCAGCTTGGGTTTGCTTTTATGACAGAAAAGATGTGTTCAAAGGATTCCTTGAGAGGGTTCTTCGACTTAAAGAG GGAAGAGAATTAAGTATTGCAGAAAAGACAAACTATCTAGTCTTCATGATTAATGCCTTCCAG AGCTTGGAAGATGAGCTAGTAAGTGAGACTATTCTTAGATTGGCAAGTTTACAATCCTGGCATAGTTTGTCTTACGGTCGTTTTCAG ATGGAGCTTTGTTTTAATACAGATTTGATCAAGAAATGGAAGAGGATGATAAAAAGGGAGGCTAAGGAGGCTATGAAACGAGGCGAGCATTTTGATCCTACATCTACACTTGAAGTGAAGTTTCTGAGAAATCTCATTGATGAGTTTCTGGAG ATACTCAATTCCAAGGTTTTCCCTACTGAACAGTATATCAATGGAGATGATGAACCTCTTGATGTCAATAGATTGGAACAAGCTGATGATGCTTGTGTCTTGTACTGTGAGAGGTTTATGGAATTTCTTATTGACCTTCTAAGCCAACTGCCAACAAGGAG GTATTTGAGGCCTCTTGTTGCTGATGTAGCGGTTGTGTCCAAATGCCACTTAAGTGCTCTTTATAAACATGAAAAGGGCAAACTTTTTGCTCAACTGGTTGATTTGCTGCAGTTTTATGAAGGATTTGAGATTAATGATCATGGTGGGACACAATTGACTGATGATGAGGTGCTCCAATCTCATTATGATCGCTTCCAGTCTTTCCAGCTGCTTGCTTTTAAAAAGGTTCCCAAG TTAAGAGAGCTTGCAATGGCAAACATTGGTGCAATTCACAAGCGTAATGATCTCTCTAAGAAGCTGTCTGTACTTTCTCCTCAAGAGTTGAAAGATTTGGTTTGTCATAAG CTCAAACTTATCTCAACAGATGATCCTTGGTCAGACAGAGTCGATTTTCTCATTGAAGTGATGATTTCCTTTTTTGAGAAACGACAGTCTCAAAAAGAAGCCATAAATGCTCTTCCTCTTTATCCAAATGAGCAGATTATGTGGGATGAAAGTCTGGTGCCAAGCATTAATTACTCTGGAGAAGGTTGTCTAGCTCTTCCAAAacttaatttacaatttttaacaCTCCATGATTATCTTTTGAGAAATTTCAATCTCTTTCGTCTTGAGTCAACATATGAAATTCGTGAGGATATTCAAGAAGCTGTACCACATCTTCTTGCCTACATTAATAATGAGGGAAACACTGCATTTCGTGGCTGGTCAAGAATGGCTGTGCCAATTAAAGAATTTAAGATCACTGAGGTAAAACAGCCAAACATTGGAGAAGTTAAGCCAGCTTCTGTGACAGCAGAGGTCACTTTTAGCATTTCCAGTTATAAAGCACAGATAAGGTCAGAATGGAATGCTCTTAAAGAGCATGATGTCCTATTTTTACTTTCTATTCAGCCTACATTTGAGCCGCTTAGTGTGGAAGAAGCTGCCAAGGCTAGTGTGCCACAAAGGCTTGGTCTGCAGTGTGTAAGGGGATGTGAAATTATTGAGGTTCGCGATGAGGAGGGAACTCTAATGAATGATTTCACTGGGAGAATCAAAAGGGATGAGTGGAAGCCTCCAAAAGGAGAACTGAGAACTGTGACTGTTGCTTTAGATACAGCACAATACCAAATGGACGTCAGCAATATTGCAGAGAGAGGTATAGGTGATGTATATGGTACATTCAATATATTGATGAGGAGGAAACCCAAGGAAAACAATTTCAAagcaattttagaatccataagAGATCTTATGAATGAGTATTGTATTGTTCCTGATTGGTTGCACAACATATTCTTGGGCTACGGAAATCCTTCTGCAGCACAGTGGACTAATATGCCTGATCTCCTGGAAACCGTAGATTTCAAAGATACTTTTCTTGATGCAGACCACCTGAAGGAGTGTTTTACAGATTATCAG GTTTGTTTTACAAATTCGGCTGGTACTGAAAACTTGGATCCGAGGCCTCCGTTCAGAATCAGGCTTCCGAAGAGGCTGAAAAGCAGTACTCATGCCCTTCCAGGGAATAAGATGTCGACTACTGAAATTGATGTCTCTGCGACAGATGCTGATGGTGAGAAAGAACAACTTATTGTTGAGGCATATACTCCTCCTGACCCGGGTCCTTATCCCCAAGATCAGCCAAGACAAAACTCAGTTAGATTTACTCCTATACAG GTTGGAGCAATCATCTCGGGTATCCAGCCAGGTCTGACAATGGTTGTAGGTCCTCCTGGTACAGGAAAGACTGATACCGCTGTGCAAATCCTGAATGTTCTTTATCATAATTGTCCTTCTCAGAGAACTTTGATAATCACTCATTCAAACCAGGCCCTGAATGACCTTTTTGAGAAGATAATGCAG AGAGATGTTCCTGCACGCTATCTTCTTCGACTTGGTCAAGGTGAGCAAGAGCTAGCGACTGATCTTGACTTCAGCCGGCAAGGCCGTGTGAATGCTATGCTTGTAAGGCGGTTAGAATTACTTAGTGAAGTTGAGAGGCTGGCAAGATCTCTCCAACTGCCTGAGGATGTAGGTTATACCTGTGAAACTGCTGGGTACTTTTGGTTGCTTCATGTATACTCCCGCTGGGAACAATTCCAGGCTGCATGTGCAGAGAATAAAGATAAACCATCATTTGTTAAAGACCGCTTCCCTTTCAAGGAGTTTTTCTCCAATTCACCACATCCAGTCTTTACAGGTGAGTCATTTGAGAAAGACATGCGGGCAGCTCAAGGGTGCTTTCGTCATCTCAAGACAATGTTTCGAGAGCTTGAAGAGTGTAGGGCATTTGAATTACTCAAGTCAACAGCTGATCGAGCAAATTATCTCATGACGAAGCAGGCAAAGATTGTTGCCATGACTTGCACTCATGCAGCTTTAAAGAGAAAGGATTTTCTTCAGTTAGGTTTCAAGTATGACAATTTGTTGATGGAAGAAAGTGCTCAGATTTTGGAGATTGAAACTTTCATCCCAATGTTGCTTCAGAGACAGGAAGATGGTTATGCTAGGCTTAAGCGCTGCATTCTTATTGGTGATCATCACCAGTTGCCTCCTGTTGTTAAGAATATGGCTTTCCAAAAGTATAGCCACATGGATCAGAGTCTCTTTACAAGGTTTGTTCGTTTGGGCATTCCTTATATTGAACTTAATGCCCAAGGTAGAGCCAGGCCAAGTATAGCCAGACTTTACAACTGGAGATACAGAGATCTGGGGGACCTCCCTTATGTAAAAGAGGCTGCCATATTCCATAGAGCAAATGCAGGGTTTTCATATGAATACCAATTGGTAGATGTTCCAGATTACCATGGGAGAGGTGAGAATGCCCCTTCACCTTGGTTCTACCAAAATGAGGGAGAAGCTGAGTATGTTGTCAGTGTCTACATTTACATGCGTCTGCTAGGGTATCCTGCAAATAAGATATCGATCTTGACGACGTACAATGGGCAGAAGCTTTTGATCCGTGATGTGATTAACAGACGATGTGTTCCATATGACTTCATTGGTCCCCCAAGCAAG GTTACAACAGTTGATAAATTTCAAGGTCAGCAGAATGACTTTATATTGCTGTCACTTGTGCGTACTCGGTTTGTGGGTCACCTTCGTGACGTAAGAAGATTGGTTGTTGCCATGTCTCGTGCTCGGCTGGGTCTCTATGTGTTTTGTCGCCGTTCTTTGTTTGAACAATGCTATGAACTACAACCTACATTCCAACTTCTGCTTGAAAGACCTGACCGCCTTGGTGTCACCTTAAATGAGGTTTCATCATATACAGAGCGTCATGTTGAAGACACTGGTCCAATGCATCTAGTTAGTGGTGTTGAAGAGATGATCAGTATCTACCAGCAGCTTTATCAG GCACGTTTTGCTCAGTACATGCCTTATTCAGGACAAGCTGCTCCACCGATGGGCGCATTTGAGGAGCAGAGCAATGAGCGAAATACAACATCTGGGCACGAAGCAGCCGAAGGTAACATCGGACCTGATGGTGACGTACCTGCCACCAATGCAGCAGAGAAGCCACATGAAACCGTTTCAGATGAAGACACAAAAATGGACGATCTTGCAAATGGTCAAAATGGGGATATAACGTCACAGACCCGCTCAAATGGAGAGTTATGA
- the LOC125422242 gene encoding COP9 signalosome complex subunit 2, translated as MDADMEDYGFEYSDEEPEEQDVDIENQYYNSKGLVETDPEGALAGFAEVVRMEPEKAEWGFKALKQTVKLYYRLGRYKEMMDAYRVMLTYIKSAVTRNYSEKCINNIMDFVSGSASQNFSLLQEFYQTTLKALEEAKNERLWFKTNLKLCKIWFDMGEYGRMSKILKELHKSCQKEDGTDDQKKGSQLLEVYAIEIQMYTETKNNKKLKQLYQKALAIKSAIPHPRIMGIIRECGGKMHMAERQWAEAATDFFEAFKNYDEAGNQRRIQCLKYLVLANMLMESEVNPFDGQEAKPYKNDPEILAMTNLIAAYQRNEILEFEKILKSNRRTIMDDPFIRNYIEDLLKNVRTQVLLKLIKPYTRIRIPFISKELNVPEKDVEQLLVSLILDNRIDGHIDQVNRLLERGDRSKGMKKYTAIDKWNTQLRTLHQTISNRVY; from the exons ATGG ACGCCGATATGGAAGACTACGGGTTTGAGTACTCAGACGAAGAGCCTGAGGAACAAGACGTTGACATTGAGAACCAATATTACAATTCCAAAG gctTGGTTGAAACGGATCCAGAAGGAGCGCTTGCTGGGTTTGCTGAAGTAGTTCGTATGGAACCTGAAAAGGCTGAATG GGGATTTAAAGCTCTGAAGCAAACTGTCAAGCTCTATTATCGTTTAGGGAGGTATAAAGAAATGATGGATGCTTACAGGGTGATGTTGACATACATCAAATCAGCTGTCACACGAAACTACAGTGAAAAATGTATcaataatattatggattttgttTCTGGTTCAGCTAGTCAGAACTTTAGTCTCTTACAAGAATTTTATCAAACCACTTTGAAGGCTCTTGAAGAAGCAAAGAACGAG AGACTATGGTTCAAGACGAATCTTAAGCTTTGCAAGATCTGGTTTGATATGGGTGAATATGGGCGTATGAGTAAG ATTTTGAAGGAACTTCATAAATCTTGTCAAAAGGAAGATGGTACAGATGATCAAAAGAAAGGAAGTCAACTTTTGGAGGTATATGCAATCGAGATTCAGATGTACACTGAGACTAAGAATAACAAAAAGCTCAAG CAATTATACCAGAAAGCTCTCGCAATAAAGTCTGCGATACCCCATCCTCGAATTATGGGAATTATACGTGAGTGTGGGGGCAAGATGCACATGGCAGAGCGCCAGTGGGCGGAGGCCGCAACAGATTTTTTTGAAGCATTTAAGAACTACGATGAAGCTGGGAACCAAAGGCGCATACAATGCTTAAA ATATTTAGTTCTAGCTAATATGCTGATGGAATCTGAAGTTAACCCATTTGATGGTCAAGAGGCAAAGCC GTATAAAAATGACCCTGAGATTTTGGCAATGACAAATCTGATAGCAGCATATCAAAGAAATGAGATACTGGAATTTGAGAAAATTCTCAAG AGTAATAGGAGGACAATAATGGATGATCCATTTATTCGAAACTATATTGAAGATCTGTTGAAGAATGTCAGGACACAGGTGTTACTTAAGCTGATCAAGCCTTACACAAGGATCCGCATTCCTTTCATTTCAAAG GAGCTTAATGTCCCAGAAAAAGATGTTGAGCAGCTCTTGGTTTCACTGATTTTGGATAACCGAATTGATGGACATATTGATCAAGTGAACCGGCTATTAGAACGGGGTGAcag GTCAAAGGGAATGAAGAAGTACACTGCTATAGATAAATGGAACACACAGCTACGAACACTTCATCAAACTATCAGCAACCGAGTATACTGA